A region from the Hydra vulgaris chromosome 08, alternate assembly HydraT2T_AEP genome encodes:
- the LOC136083062 gene encoding zinc finger MYM-type protein 5-like: MQRIFSKNHYNRRLVNGDEVRRYWLQYSVSNNSVYCFCCKLFTSSTTAASSLSSNGLHDWKNISAILSGNEKSSEYLVNFQSWEDFELRLRYNETVDVEHLRLVKKEEQYWKQTLKRRIALVRVLGTQNLAFRGTHEKLNTADNGNFLKFVEF, translated from the coding sequence ATgcaaagaatattttcaaaaaaccattACAACCGCCGGCTTGTCAATGGAGATGAAGTTCGCAGATATTGGCTGCAATATTCTGTAAGTAATAACTCTGTGTATTGCTTTTGCTGCAAACTGTTTACCAGTAGCACAACAGCTGCGTCATCTCTTTCTTCCAATGGTTTACATGATTGGAAAAACATTTCCGCAATTCTGTCAGGGAATGAAAAAAGCAGTGAATATCTTGTGAATTTTCAGTCATGGGAAGATTTCGAGCTGCGACTGCGATACAATGAAACAGTTGATGTCGAACATTTGCGtcttgttaaaaaagaagaacaGTATTGGAAGCAAACCTTGAAGCGGCGGATAGCTTTAGTAAGAGTTCTTGGTACACAAAATCTTGCTTTTCGTGGAACACATGAGAAACTGAACACTGCTGATAACGGAAACTTTCTGAAATTTGTTGAATTTTGA